ACATTCTTGCTGGATACGGGGAAGTGAATTGCTTTTTTCTCTTTGGCCCTCATCTTTTTTTCTGGGATTTGCTCTTTTGTGCTCTGCTCTGTTACCCTCATTCTCTACATAccctctgtcactcactcattcacccccccctctctccctctctcttaccccTGTCTCCTTCTCCTCAGATGACTTTCTAGGGGCCACCTCCACATCTCGTCTGGACTTCACCCCACCCCTGGATGACCCCACCCGCACCTCCCTGTCCCCCGTCTCCTCCACCCCCCTGGCCCTGACGGCCCCCCATATCTCCGTGTCGCCCTCAACCAGTCAGGGTGCCTTCTCCCCAGGCCACGCCTCGGACGTCACGCCCTCGCTCAGCAGCGACAGCGTCAGCCTGCCCACCCAGCTGGAGGCCCTGCCCAGCTCTGTGCCcgtgcccatgcccatgcccatgcccgcAACCGCGTCCCCTCCACAGCCCCTGGCCCAGGAGCTGAGTCTGAGGCTGAGCGAGGCCAgcctggaggaggtggaggtggaggaggaggtggaggagagcccagaggagcagcagcagcagcagcagcagacaggaggagagcgGCAGAGTGCTCCCCAGCTGGAGGTGGTCAGGGATGGGCCACCCTCAGAGGAGCAGCCCCCGGCAGCGCCCACGGCCAGGACGGAGACCACCAGAGAGGACGGACCACAGGACCTGAGAGTGTTTGAACTGAACTCGGACAGCGGCAAGTCCACACCCTCCAACAATGGCAAAAAAGGTGAGAGAGATGATCACTTTTCTATTGCTGTGGGCTGTGGCACATTTGTACATTCCTGAGTCTCTGAGAATACTCCAGTTCAAGCATCGATAAACTGAGTCTACAAAAATTAAAACTGACCCTACCTATGTATTTGCTAACAGACATGCGGTGGCAATAATACAGATTGAAGTGTTTAGTTTGTGATCAGaagagtgtgtgcatttgtgtgtgtgtgtgtgtgtgtgtgtgtgtgtttgtgtgtgtgtgtgtgtgtgtgtgtctattaggCTCCAGCACAGATGTCAGTGAGGACTGGGAAAAGGACTTTGACTTGGacatgacagaggaggaggtgcagatGGCCCTGTCTAAGGTGGACGGCACTGCAGAGGTGAGCGCCCATTGGCTTACCATTATccctacactcacactcaagtcTCATCTTTTCTGAGTGATATTTTTGGAAATATTTCAAAAGGCATGATTTTAACCAAAAgtacacatctcacacacacacacacacactctcatccagTTCCTTGAATgctgttcccctctctctctctctctctctctctctctctctctctctctctctctctctctctctctctctctgtctgtggcaGTTGGAGGACGAGGACTGGGAAAATTGGGACTAAACTGGAAGACTGACCAACCAAGGATTTATTGTCCCACCCTGCCCCATCGAGACGAGTTGCAGCTGCAGACTACATGCTTACTGACCTTCTCAGCCCACTGTCATCAGCAAATACAGTGCCActccacaaaacaaaaatatacacaaacacacacacacacacacacgggcgcgtgtacacacacacacaggtgcgtTCACACGGATCACTCGCCACCTTCATCCCCCTTCCTCTGCCCTGTCATCGCAATAAAGGTCAGCTCCCATCTTGCATTGCCCCAGCGGCCATTTTGTGCGGCCAGTGTTTTAGTGGCCCACTGCTTCTCTAaagggtgtgtttgtgggtaATGGGGTAGTAGTAAGCCTTAGAGCCTACTTTAGCATTGGGGCTGGTAGCTTCCACATCTGACTAACACTTTTGAGCAGAGACGGATCAGCCAGTGCGCGAGTCATACCGGCATACAACGGAGTGGTTGCCATAGTTCCTGTCCTCCTTCAAAGCATAAAtatgataataa
Above is a genomic segment from Alosa alosa isolate M-15738 ecotype Scorff River chromosome 19, AALO_Geno_1.1, whole genome shotgun sequence containing:
- the bsdc1 gene encoding BSD domain-containing protein 1; translated protein: MAEGEGSWWGGWLQQSFQAVKDKSSEAYEFIKRDLAEFSNVVQHDTACSIVATANAVRSKLAVEGSADTSEKVKKSLSNILGVITDTLAPPPDKTIDCDVITLVATPAGTTEVYDSTKARLYSLQADPATYCNEPDGPPEQFDAWLCSFSLEDKKAEISDLLVNSPSIRALYTKMVPAAVAHAEFWQRYFYKVFQLEQEEARRVALKQRAEQTAHRSERESLGWEEEEEDDFLGATSTSRLDFTPPLDDPTRTSLSPVSSTPLALTAPHISVSPSTSQGAFSPGHASDVTPSLSSDSVSLPTQLEALPSSVPVPMPMPMPATASPPQPLAQELSLRLSEASLEEVEVEEEVEESPEEQQQQQQQTGGERQSAPQLEVVRDGPPSEEQPPAAPTARTETTREDGPQDLRVFELNSDSGKSTPSNNGKKGSSTDVSEDWEKDFDLDMTEEEVQMALSKVDGTAELEDEDWENWD